CACCGCCGACAGCGCGATGAACTCGCACTGGAACTGCGTCGCCATCATCCGCGCCAGCGTCGTCTTGCCGACGCCCGGCGGCCCCCACAGGATCATCGAATGCGGCTGGCCGGAGGCGAAGGCCAGACGCAATGGTTTGCCCGGGCCGAGCAGGTGCTGCTGGCCGATCACTTCATCCGGCGTCTGCGGGCGCAGTTGCTCGGCCAGCGGCGCGTTGCGGTCAATGTCGGAGGAGGAAAAAAGATCGCTCACGTTGATGTCCCCTGCTCCATTCCGGCCGCCGGCCCGACGATGTCCAGTTTGGGGAAATAATTACTGTAGCGGCGCACGTCGCGCGTCAGCAGACGCATGCCGCGCACCAGCGCATGGGCGCCGATGTAGAAATCCGGCATCGGCGACGTCTTCACGCCTGCCGCCAGCCGATAGACACGAAAGGCCTGCCCGGCGAGAAAGGCCGCATCCCACGGCAAGGGCTCGCGCAGCAAGGGCAAACCGGCCAGCGCCGCCTCCAGATCGGCCGCGCGTTCATAACGCGCCGCCAGTTCGGCGAGGATCAACGGGTTGATCACCAGTGACCCGGCTGTCGCCTGCCTTTCGAGCTGATCAAGCGACCACGACGCCCATTGCGCATCGTCGGCCAGCACATCGATCAGCACGCAGCTATCGACCAGCGTAGCCGGCGCCCGCAGCGAATACTCCGCCGGCGACTCATTGACTGCCAGATCGCCCATAGCCTCAGCCACGCAGGAAGTTCATGAATTCGTCGGTGCTCATGCCCTTGAACTGCGTCGCATTGGCCGAACCGCGCACGCGGGCAAACGCCTCGCGGACGCCGCCAGCCAACGACCGCAGCGGGCGAATCACCACCTCGCCGTTATCGCGCAGCTCGAATTCGACTTCGCCGTGTGGCAGCAGCCCGGCCTTCTCGCGAATGTCCTGCGGAATGGTCACCTGCCCCTTGCTGGTTAT
The sequence above is a segment of the Candidatus Anoxymicrobium japonicum genome. Coding sequences within it:
- a CDS encoding DNA-binding protein, coding for MGDLAVNESPAEYSLRAPATLVDSCVLIDVLADDAQWASWSLDQLERQATAGSLVINPLILAELAARYERAADLEAALAGLPLLREPLPWDAAFLAGQAFRVYRLAAGVKTSPMPDFYIGAHALVRGMRLLTRDVRRYSNYFPKLDIVGPAAGMEQGTST
- a CDS encoding AbrB family transcriptional regulator codes for the protein MKITSKGQVTIPQDIREKAGLLPHGEVEFELRDNGEVVIRPLRSLAGGVREAFARVRGSANATQFKGMSTDEFMNFLRG
- a CDS encoding recombination factor protein RarA, producing the protein MSDLFSSSDIDRNAPLAEQLRPQTPDEVIGQQHLLGPGKPLRLAFASGQPHSMILWGPPGVGKTTLARMMATQFQCEFIALSAV